One window of Dehalococcoidia bacterium genomic DNA carries:
- a CDS encoding methylcobamide--CoM methyltransferase, with translation MITTVVGNYPKIPPSGQGVPSLRASIQLLDQGKLTQAQLRAVQEQNTVDVINEHVQAGIDLVTDGHVRWDDPMTYLAGAIDGFALTGLVRWFDSNTYYRQPVCQGKLTWKGPITVRDYTFAAGHSPRPVKAVLTGPYTLAKLSVDTCYKDLRAFTLALAQVLNREAKALEKAGAKLIQFDEPAIVRNKGDIGLFKEAMTALTAGLTARTALYTYYGDIQSIASDFLKLPFNILGLDFVGGAANWAVLRDFPQDKELAAGIMDARNTRMETVDEVAESVRRLSKIMPLSRLSVNPSCGLEFLPRVSARQKLNRLVEGARKAQEVLA, from the coding sequence GTGATCACCACCGTCGTCGGCAACTACCCCAAGATACCCCCGTCCGGGCAGGGAGTCCCCAGCCTGCGCGCGAGCATCCAGTTGCTCGACCAGGGCAAGCTTACCCAGGCCCAGCTTCGGGCGGTCCAGGAACAGAACACCGTTGACGTCATCAACGAGCACGTCCAGGCCGGCATTGACCTGGTCACGGACGGCCATGTGCGGTGGGACGACCCCATGACCTACCTCGCGGGCGCGATAGACGGCTTCGCGCTCACCGGCCTGGTCCGCTGGTTCGACTCGAACACCTACTACCGCCAGCCCGTCTGCCAGGGCAAGCTGACGTGGAAGGGCCCCATCACCGTCCGCGACTACACGTTCGCGGCGGGGCACAGCCCCCGGCCCGTGAAGGCCGTCCTGACGGGACCGTACACCCTGGCGAAGCTCTCGGTGGACACCTGCTACAAGGACTTGCGCGCCTTTACGCTGGCCCTGGCCCAGGTCCTGAACCGGGAGGCCAAGGCGCTGGAGAAGGCGGGCGCCAAGCTCATCCAATTCGACGAGCCGGCCATCGTACGGAACAAGGGAGACATCGGGCTGTTCAAGGAGGCCATGACCGCGCTGACGGCGGGACTCACGGCCCGGACCGCCCTGTACACCTACTACGGCGACATCCAGAGCATCGCTTCGGACTTCCTGAAGCTGCCGTTCAACATCCTCGGCCTGGACTTCGTGGGAGGCGCGGCGAACTGGGCCGTGCTGCGCGACTTCCCGCAAGACAAAGAGCTGGCAGCCGGCATCATGGACGCCCGCAACACGCGCATGGAGACGGTGGACGAGGTCGCGGAGTCGGTGCGGCGGCTCTCCAAAATCATGCCGCTGTCCCGCCTTTCCGTCAACCCAAGCTGCGGGCTGGAGTTCCTGCCCCGTGTGAGCGCCCGTCAGAAGCTGAATCGGCTGGTGGAGGGCGCGCGCAAGGCCCAGGAGGTGTTGGCATGA
- a CDS encoding trypsin-like peptidase domain-containing protein has product MTALRLPLEVAALISAVALLAGCADDRLADMQKQLTLQNEQLARIEAVMATVTAPTPTPTATPIPTPTPIPTPTPVPTPTPTPIPTPTPLPTPRPVTLGNVLEKTIVKVRPSVVRIINNQARVTGSGIVLDGAGHILTNNHVVVSASVVTIVMEDAPPVTGQVIARDTVRDLAIVKIPAGGLTPAVLGLSAPVRPGEEVVAVGYALGIAGPPTVSYGVVSAIRVQRTPNLTYIQTDAAANPGSSGGPLVNLDGEVIGIITQRVLAPPGTAQTAEGLNFATAIDGIRAVLPDLLRGN; this is encoded by the coding sequence TTGACGGCTCTGCGGCTGCCTCTGGAAGTTGCGGCGCTCATCAGCGCGGTAGCGCTTCTGGCTGGCTGCGCCGACGACCGCCTGGCCGACATGCAGAAGCAACTGACGCTTCAGAACGAGCAGTTGGCACGGATAGAGGCTGTCATGGCCACCGTGACCGCCCCGACACCGACTCCCACCGCCACTCCCATCCCAACCCCCACTCCCATACCCACACCCACACCCGTGCCCACCCCGACACCGACTCCCATTCCAACTCCTACGCCGCTCCCGACGCCGCGGCCCGTGACGCTGGGAAACGTTCTGGAGAAGACCATCGTGAAGGTCCGCCCGTCCGTGGTGCGGATAATCAACAACCAGGCGCGCGTCACCGGCTCAGGCATCGTGCTGGACGGGGCCGGACATATCCTGACCAACAATCATGTGGTCGTCTCGGCCAGCGTTGTCACGATCGTGATGGAGGACGCGCCGCCGGTGACGGGACAGGTGATAGCAAGAGACACGGTCAGGGACCTGGCTATCGTGAAGATTCCCGCGGGCGGCCTCACGCCCGCGGTGCTGGGCTTGTCCGCGCCGGTGCGGCCCGGCGAGGAGGTCGTCGCGGTGGGCTACGCCCTGGGCATCGCGGGCCCGCCCACGGTCTCCTACGGCGTTGTCTCGGCCATCCGCGTGCAGCGGACTCCGAACCTGACCTATATCCAGACAGACGCCGCGGCCAACCCGGGGAGCAGCGGCGGCCCCCTGGTGAACCTGGACGGCGAAGTCATCGGCATCATCACGCAGCGAGTCCTCGCGCCGCCGGGAACCGCCCAGACCGCGGAGGGGCTGAACTTCGCGACGGCCATAGACGGCATCCGCGCGGTGTTGCCCGACCTGCTGCGCGGGAACTAG
- a CDS encoding nuclear transport factor 2 family protein: MSDYPYLDVLKRYYQGCSAGDVVLMKSAFAPNVVHYFPLRDPVRGADALAAHWLDLHQRLGATWAIDRTVVQGNEAVMEWTMRFIPRGASHAVLWRGVDWCVFHEGRISEIRAFYHHPIEPRITSELKDFPYRQRGYPTL, encoded by the coding sequence ATGAGCGACTATCCGTACCTGGACGTACTCAAGCGCTACTACCAGGGATGCAGCGCGGGCGACGTGGTCCTGATGAAGAGCGCGTTCGCGCCGAACGTCGTCCACTACTTCCCCCTGCGTGACCCCGTCCGCGGCGCCGACGCCCTCGCGGCCCACTGGCTCGATCTGCACCAGCGCCTCGGCGCTACGTGGGCCATTGACCGCACCGTGGTACAGGGCAACGAGGCGGTCATGGAGTGGACCATGCGCTTCATACCTCGCGGGGCCAGCCATGCGGTGCTTTGGCGCGGCGTGGACTGGTGCGTCTTCCACGAGGGGCGCATCAGCGAGATCCGCGCCTTCTACCATCACCCCATCGAGCCGCGCATCACATCGGAACTGAAGGATTTCCCGTACCGCCAGCGGGGCTATCCTACCCTGTAG
- the cbiB gene encoding adenosylcobinamide-phosphate synthase CbiB — MLTDLLILGLAAALDAAFGEPPRPLHPVVWMGKAISLLERLAPRASPPREFVYGLGMAIIVTVVAGGVAAVAVAAARGVSAVAYVIVGALLLKGVSAVRELAASAERVRASLAAGDLEGARNAVRAIVGRETAQLAPEMVASAAVESVAENSTDAFIGPWLYFALFGVPGAVIYRAINTLDSMVGHRGRYEWLGKASAMLDTAANLVPARLTGLLIVAASVVAGCDGRGAWRVMWRDHGVTASPNAGWTMSAMAGALGVRLEKVGHYALGPSVEGRPPRPDDIRSATRIMWVAATLGLLIALGMAAALRALATG; from the coding sequence ATGCTGACCGACCTGCTCATCCTGGGACTGGCCGCCGCGCTGGACGCGGCCTTCGGCGAGCCGCCGCGCCCGCTGCACCCAGTCGTATGGATGGGCAAGGCCATCTCCCTGCTGGAGCGGCTGGCCCCGCGCGCCAGCCCACCGCGAGAGTTCGTGTACGGGCTGGGCATGGCCATCATCGTGACCGTCGTGGCGGGCGGCGTGGCCGCTGTCGCCGTGGCGGCGGCGCGCGGCGTGAGCGCGGTCGCCTACGTGATCGTTGGCGCGCTGCTCCTGAAAGGCGTCTCCGCCGTGCGGGAGCTGGCGGCCTCCGCGGAGCGGGTGCGCGCGTCGCTGGCCGCGGGCGACCTTGAGGGCGCGCGCAACGCCGTCAGGGCCATCGTCGGACGGGAGACGGCGCAGCTTGCGCCGGAGATGGTGGCGTCGGCTGCGGTCGAGTCGGTGGCGGAAAACAGCACGGACGCGTTCATCGGCCCGTGGCTCTACTTCGCCCTGTTCGGCGTGCCCGGCGCCGTCATCTACCGCGCCATCAATACGCTGGACAGCATGGTGGGACATCGGGGAAGGTACGAGTGGCTGGGCAAGGCGTCGGCCATGCTGGACACGGCGGCGAACCTCGTTCCGGCCCGGCTGACCGGCCTGCTCATCGTCGCCGCCAGCGTCGTGGCGGGTTGCGACGGCCGGGGCGCATGGCGCGTCATGTGGCGCGACCACGGCGTGACCGCCAGTCCCAACGCGGGCTGGACCATGAGCGCGATGGCGGGCGCGCTCGGCGTGCGACTGGAGAAAGTCGGCCACTACGCGCTCGGCCCTTCCGTGGAAGGGCGCCCGCCGCGGCCCGACGACATCCGCTCCGCGACGCGCATCATGTGGGTGGCGGCAACGCTCGGCCTGCTCATTGCGCTGGGGATGGCCGCCGCGCTGCGAGCGCTGGCTACAGGGTAG